In Solenopsis invicta isolate M01_SB chromosome 1, UNIL_Sinv_3.0, whole genome shotgun sequence, one genomic interval encodes:
- the LOC113003300 gene encoding uncharacterized protein LOC113003300 yields the protein MEFFFMVLTFVCPNLFATIKYFTFITKANSLKQLLEQIQNDCNLLKDKLEIDIVEKYNRNAGLFILSLLGFSYILLLTFSTLQYLPFILHKMLPFNKSRSIQLVTSTEYLIIPDKYIYVRILHEFLTFYVGLTTISATGLTIIIYCVHMCVLLEIASYRIKNIVQMNTLVIPSPRREQIVHQKIVNAIIIHQRAIEYHELFMSVFLIPFGILCIIGVGCVVSALFLFSQQVASNNMGKAIVTFGFLQICLIYMLVGSYLGQRIIDNGMNLFKDTYNGLWYAAPLSTQKLLLFVMQRARMYFSLTFYGVIAASFDGLATLLKLAVSYFMVLNSVQK from the exons ATGGAGTTTTTTTTCATGGTTCTGACTTTCGTCTGTCCTAATCTTTTTGCTACAATaaagtattttacttttatcacaAAAGCAAATAGT TTGAAGCAACTATTGGAGCAAATCCAAAATGattgtaatttgttaaaagataaattagaaattgatattgtagaaaaatataatagaaacgcGGGACTTTTTATACTAAGTTTGCTAG ggttttcttatattcttttattaactttttcaacaTTACAATATTTGCCATTTATTCTCCACAAAATGTTACCGTTCAATAAATCACGATCTATTCAGCTTGTTACTTCTACGGAATACCTTATCATTcccgataaatatatttacgttaGGATATTACATGAATTTTTAACCTTCTATGTTGGCCTTACTACAATAAGTGCCACTGGTttgacaattataatatattgtgtaCATATGTGTGTACTACTTGAAATTGCAAg ttaccgaataaaaaatattgttcagATGAATACGTTAGTAATCCCTAGTCCGAGAAGAGAACAGATTGTTCACCAGAAGATTGTAAATGCGATTATTATACATCAACGAGCTATTGA GTATCATGAACTTTTCATGTCTGTTTTTCTCATACCATTTGGTATTCTGTGCATAATTGGAGTGGGTTGTGTAGTTTCGGCTCTTTTTCTA TTCTCTCAACAAGTCGCATCAAATAATATGGGTAAGGCGATTGTAACCTTTggttttttacaaatatgtttaatttatatgttgGTCGGTTCTTATTTGGGACAAAGAATCATCGATAATGGAATGAATTTGTTCAAAGATAC ttATAATGGATTATGGTACGCAGCACCGTTATCTAcgcaaaaattgttattatttgtaatgcAAAGAGCAAGAATGTATTTTTCGTTAACGTTTTACGGTGTAATTGCTGCATCTTTTGATGGATTAGCTacg CTCTTGAAACTGGCAGTATCGTACTTCATGGTACTTAATTCAGTGCAAAAGTAG